A window of the Candidatus Neomarinimicrobiota bacterium genome harbors these coding sequences:
- a CDS encoding NAD-dependent epimerase/dehydratase family protein, whose translation MRYFVTGATGFIGGRVAHQLLEAGHEVVALVRNPRKAQHLVEMGIAIAPGDITDQESLRLPMQHVDGVFHIAAWFKVGVRDRRSAEGINAGGTRNVLELMREFGIKKGVYTSTLGVFSDTKGELMDETYRYEGPHLSEYDRTKWLAHYEVAEPMMKAGLPLVIVQPGLVYGLGDSGPLGQLLKQYLLGKLPMLPRKTTFCWAHVDDVVRGHILAMEKGRPGESYIIAGPPYTLEEAFAIAERITGIRPPLLRVRPAMLKFMSKIMRVLGAVVPVPEMYSAETLRVAAGVTYLASNAKAKRELGYAVRPLEEGLRETLTHMMAELGMSPPE comes from the coding sequence ATGAGATATTTTGTCACCGGTGCCACTGGCTTTATCGGTGGGCGAGTAGCCCATCAACTGCTTGAAGCCGGACATGAAGTCGTGGCCTTGGTTCGCAACCCACGCAAAGCACAGCATCTGGTAGAAATGGGCATAGCAATCGCTCCGGGCGATATAACCGACCAAGAGAGCCTGCGGCTACCCATGCAGCATGTGGATGGCGTGTTTCACATCGCGGCTTGGTTTAAAGTCGGAGTTAGAGATAGACGATCGGCGGAGGGAATCAATGCGGGGGGAACGCGGAATGTCCTCGAGCTCATGAGAGAATTTGGAATCAAGAAAGGGGTCTACACCAGCACCTTGGGGGTTTTCTCCGATACGAAAGGGGAGCTCATGGATGAGACCTACCGCTACGAAGGGCCACACTTGAGCGAATATGACCGGACAAAATGGTTGGCCCATTACGAGGTGGCTGAGCCAATGATGAAAGCGGGCCTGCCCCTTGTCATTGTCCAGCCCGGTCTGGTCTATGGACTGGGAGACAGCGGTCCTCTGGGGCAATTACTTAAACAATACCTGCTGGGCAAACTGCCCATGTTGCCACGGAAAACCACCTTTTGCTGGGCACACGTCGACGATGTGGTACGCGGCCACATTCTAGCTATGGAAAAAGGCCGGCCAGGGGAAAGCTATATTATCGCGGGTCCGCCATACACTCTCGAAGAGGCCTTCGCAATTGCAGAAAGGATAACGGGGATAAGGCCACCACTCCTTCGTGTTCGTCCAGCTATGTTGAAATTTATGTCCAAGATAATGAGGGTTTTGGGTGCGGTTGTACCCGTGCCTGAAATGTATTCAGCCGAAACCTTGCGGGTGGCCGCAGGGGTCACCTATCTGGCAAGCAATGCGAAGGCGAAACGCGAGCTGGGCTATGCCGTGCGGCCGCTTGAGGAAGGTCTGCGGGAAACACTCACACATATGATGGCGGAGCTGGGGATGTCCCCTCCTGAGTGA